From Streptomyces sp. TLI_053, a single genomic window includes:
- a CDS encoding papain-like cysteine protease family protein gives MRRFRHTVTGSALALAASAVLLAAGGTARAEAGYDQITMLKQEKTQWCWSASGLTIAKFQGYGSTQADFCRRASSYAGGPSCDNQPARLEDMANAWYDLGMANPGTGLVRAASFAEVTSDVKAARPIGARIGWKSGGGHMNVVYGFDTSNNTIAVGDPWPDTTTYTWWNYNDYVNNSSFRWTHSRTGISR, from the coding sequence ATGAGGAGATTCAGGCACACCGTCACCGGCTCGGCGCTGGCCCTCGCGGCCTCGGCGGTCCTCCTGGCCGCGGGCGGTACGGCCAGGGCGGAAGCCGGCTACGACCAGATCACCATGCTGAAGCAGGAGAAGACCCAGTGGTGCTGGTCGGCCTCCGGGCTCACCATCGCCAAGTTCCAGGGCTACGGCAGCACCCAGGCGGACTTCTGCAGGCGCGCCTCCTCGTACGCGGGCGGCCCGAGCTGCGACAACCAGCCCGCCAGGCTCGAGGACATGGCCAACGCCTGGTACGACCTGGGCATGGCCAACCCCGGCACCGGCCTGGTGCGCGCGGCGTCGTTCGCCGAGGTCACCAGCGACGTCAAGGCCGCCCGGCCGATCGGCGCCCGGATCGGCTGGAAGTCCGGCGGCGGCCACATGAACGTCGTCTACGGCTTCGACACCTCGAACAACACCATCGCCGTCGGCGACCCGTGGCCGGACACCACCACCTACACGTGGTGGAACTACAACGACTACGTCAACAACAGCTCGTTCCGCTGGACCCACTCCCGTACCGGCATCTCCCGCTAG